In Vicingus serpentipes, the following are encoded in one genomic region:
- a CDS encoding class I SAM-dependent methyltransferase yields the protein MTDYKDAFLCKCKKCGFVFSVKIPSQKDLSSFYDGYGEYEYISPITIARYNELLDYFEKYRENNNLLDIGTGTGTFLIEAKKRGWDVYGTEYGEDKVKLGIQNGIKMADGVLSTLNYTVKFDVITSFEVIEHINNPCNEIENIKNLLRKGGVFYITTPNFNSLSRRYLKNKWQQIFYPEHLSYYSVKTLSKVLKDCSLIPIKAKTTGISLTVYKKSKGANISLGNSDDSDDEILRNKIETSFVLAIIKDLINSILSFFRLGDTIKIFAVKK from the coding sequence ATGACGGATTATAAAGATGCTTTTTTATGTAAGTGTAAAAAATGTGGATTTGTATTTTCTGTTAAAATTCCTTCTCAAAAAGATTTAAGTAGTTTTTATGATGGATATGGAGAATATGAATATATTTCTCCAATAACAATTGCTAGATATAATGAACTACTTGATTATTTTGAAAAATATAGAGAAAATAACAACCTATTAGATATTGGTACCGGAACAGGAACTTTTTTAATTGAAGCAAAAAAAAGAGGTTGGGATGTCTATGGAACTGAGTATGGTGAAGATAAAGTAAAGTTAGGCATTCAAAATGGCATCAAAATGGCAGATGGAGTTTTATCAACATTAAACTATACGGTTAAATTTGATGTAATCACATCATTTGAAGTTATAGAGCATATCAACAACCCATGTAATGAGATAGAGAACATTAAAAACTTACTTAGAAAAGGAGGCGTTTTTTATATTACTACACCTAATTTTAACTCGCTAAGTAGAAGATATTTAAAAAATAAATGGCAGCAAATATTTTATCCAGAACATTTATCTTATTATTCAGTAAAAACACTATCAAAAGTTTTAAAAGATTGTTCTCTAATACCAATAAAAGCGAAAACTACAGGTATTAGCTTAACAGTTTATAAAAAAAGTAAAGGTGCCAACATCTCTCTTGGAAATTCTGATGATTCTGATGATGAAATATTAAGAAATAAAATAGAAACTAGTTTTGTTTTAGCAATTATAAAGGACTTAATAAATTCTATTCTTTCTTTCTTTCGATTAGGTGACACCATAAAAATTTTTGCAGTAAAAAAATAA
- a CDS encoding AglZ/HisF2 family acetamidino modification protein, whose amino-acid sequence MFRPRVIPVLLLKGQGLVKTVKFTKPNYIGDPINAVKIFNDLKADELVFLDILASKEKRLISLDFVKDVGEEANMPFAVGGGIRTIEDIRSIIGVGAEKVIINTYAAENPDFIKQAANTFGSSTIVVCIDVKKKRFGNLKTWILGGTKVTKYDPVEFAKLMEEKGSGEIIIQSIDRDGNMEGYDIDLIKKISEAVTVPVIALGGAAKITDLQEAYVNGYANGLAAGSMFVYHGNQKGVLINYPEKGSLTF is encoded by the coding sequence ATGTTTAGACCTCGAGTCATACCAGTTTTATTATTAAAAGGACAAGGCTTAGTGAAAACTGTAAAATTTACTAAGCCAAATTATATTGGAGATCCTATTAATGCTGTAAAAATTTTTAATGATTTAAAAGCTGATGAACTAGTTTTTTTAGATATTCTAGCAAGCAAAGAAAAACGATTAATTTCATTAGATTTCGTCAAAGATGTTGGTGAAGAAGCAAATATGCCATTTGCTGTTGGTGGAGGTATTAGAACAATAGAAGATATTAGATCTATAATTGGAGTTGGTGCAGAAAAAGTCATTATTAATACTTATGCTGCTGAAAATCCAGACTTTATAAAACAAGCCGCAAATACTTTTGGCTCATCAACAATTGTAGTATGCATAGATGTCAAAAAAAAACGATTTGGAAATCTAAAAACATGGATATTAGGTGGTACTAAAGTTACTAAATATGATCCAGTAGAGTTTGCAAAATTAATGGAGGAAAAAGGATCTGGGGAAATTATAATACAATCGATTGATAGAGATGGGAACATGGAAGGGTACGATATTGATTTAATTAAAAAAATATCAGAAGCTGTAACTGTTCCAGTTATTGCTTTGGGTGGAGCTGCAAAGATTACAGATCTTCAAGAGGCATATGTTAATGGATATGCTAATGGTCTAGCTGCTGGTAGCATGTTTGTATACCATGGAAATCAAAAAGGAGTACTAATTAATTATCCTGAAAAAGGAAGTTTAACTTTTTAA
- the rffA gene encoding dTDP-4-amino-4,6-dideoxygalactose transaminase yields MKIPFNIPYISGNEVNYINDVIKMQSYSSTGKYNKLCEEELTTLTKCDCVRLTGSATAALEITALAIDVKPGDEVILPSFTYVTTASAFVLRGAKLVFVDINPNTMCMDESLLEKAISSKTKAIVLVHYSGFTSNINKVVQLCQEKNIYLIEDAAQSIDAYYENQHLGTFGDFGCISFHDTKNIQCGEGGALLINNKALLEKVDLILEKGTNRKDFLLGNEGTYTWKDLGSSFGLSEISAAFLLAQLKEIKKVTTKRKELYNLYQEKLKPLKDINKIDFLLHQNKHNAHIFFIKVKDKVERNKLIDYLASKGIAAYFHYLPLHLSDMGKDYQFVNSEFDYTLIESERLVRLPLFYNLSIQQLNYIVDCIDQFYLS; encoded by the coding sequence TTGAAAATACCTTTTAATATACCTTACATTTCGGGCAACGAAGTTAATTACATTAATGATGTAATAAAAATGCAAAGTTATTCTTCTACAGGGAAATATAATAAATTGTGTGAAGAAGAATTGACTACATTAACTAAATGTGATTGTGTACGATTAACAGGTAGCGCAACAGCGGCATTAGAGATTACGGCATTAGCCATAGATGTTAAACCAGGTGATGAAGTTATTTTACCTTCATTTACTTATGTTACAACAGCAAGTGCATTTGTTTTAAGAGGAGCAAAATTGGTTTTTGTGGATATTAATCCAAACACGATGTGCATGGATGAGTCCTTGCTAGAAAAAGCAATTTCATCAAAAACTAAAGCAATTGTTTTAGTGCATTACTCTGGCTTTACTTCTAATATTAATAAAGTGGTTCAATTGTGTCAAGAGAAAAACATTTATTTAATTGAAGATGCCGCACAATCAATAGATGCTTATTATGAAAATCAGCATTTAGGCACCTTTGGCGATTTTGGTTGTATTAGTTTTCATGATACCAAAAACATTCAATGTGGTGAAGGCGGAGCTTTATTAATTAATAATAAAGCACTATTAGAAAAAGTTGATTTAATCTTAGAAAAAGGGACAAATCGTAAAGACTTTTTATTAGGAAACGAAGGTACTTATACATGGAAAGATTTAGGTTCTAGTTTTGGACTTAGTGAAATTTCGGCAGCTTTTTTATTAGCCCAGTTAAAAGAAATTAAAAAGGTAACAACAAAAAGAAAAGAGTTGTATAATTTATATCAAGAAAAGCTAAAACCTTTAAAAGATATAAATAAGATTGATTTTCTATTGCATCAGAATAAGCATAATGCTCACATTTTTTTTATTAAGGTAAAAGATAAAGTTGAACGAAATAAATTAATTGACTATTTAGCTTCAAAAGGCATAGCAGCATATTTTCACTATTTACCATTACATTTAAGTGATATGGGTAAAGATTATCAATTTGTTAATTCTGAATTTGATTATACATTAATTGAGAGTGAACGATTGGTTCGGTTGCCTTTGTTTTATAATTTATCTATCCAACAATTAAATTACATAGTTGATTGTATTGATCAATTTTATCTATCTTAA
- a CDS encoding N-acetyl sugar amidotransferase: protein MKKKEYKQCTRCVMDTSDPFIEFDEEGYCNHCKEFFEKTAKLVYQGEETDKQLAIELEKIKQDGKGNPYDCIIGVSGGIDSSYVLYKAVQLGLRPLAVHMDNGWNSEEAVKNIKNVCSKLGVDYQSYVLDWEEFKDIQLAFLRASIVEMEIPTDTAIPAALHKIAANNKVKHVISGGNYATEGILPNSWFYDPKDLKLLKSIHRKYGTKKLKTFPAFDYKKEIYYKKVRGIRIFYLLNYVPFSKDDAMALLQENLGWQYYGGKHYESKFTGFIQSYLQPIKFGVDYRKATFSTQICTGEITREEAIKELKNLPYNAEKIDAEKEYVAKKLGITLTEFEDILALPIKTYNDYPNNEKLLTFLYNTYRKLKINS, encoded by the coding sequence TTGAAAAAAAAAGAATATAAGCAATGTACTAGATGTGTAATGGACACTAGTGATCCGTTTATCGAGTTTGATGAAGAAGGATATTGTAATCATTGTAAAGAGTTTTTTGAAAAAACAGCTAAATTAGTTTATCAAGGAGAAGAAACTGACAAACAACTCGCTATAGAGCTTGAAAAGATTAAGCAAGATGGAAAGGGGAATCCTTACGATTGTATAATAGGAGTAAGTGGAGGTATTGATAGTAGCTATGTCCTATATAAGGCCGTTCAATTAGGATTAAGACCTTTAGCTGTTCATATGGATAATGGATGGAATTCTGAAGAGGCAGTTAAAAATATTAAGAATGTATGTAGCAAATTAGGTGTTGATTATCAAAGTTATGTTCTAGATTGGGAAGAGTTTAAAGATATACAACTTGCTTTTTTAAGAGCTTCAATAGTTGAAATGGAAATACCTACAGACACAGCTATACCTGCAGCATTGCATAAAATAGCTGCTAACAACAAAGTAAAACATGTGATTAGTGGAGGTAACTATGCTACTGAAGGGATTTTACCAAATAGTTGGTTTTACGACCCTAAAGATTTAAAACTATTAAAAAGTATTCATAGAAAATATGGTACAAAAAAATTAAAGACGTTTCCTGCTTTTGATTATAAAAAAGAGATTTATTATAAGAAGGTTAGAGGAATTAGAATATTTTATCTTTTAAATTACGTTCCTTTTTCTAAAGATGATGCGATGGCATTACTTCAAGAAAACCTTGGATGGCAGTATTATGGGGGTAAACATTATGAATCTAAGTTTACGGGCTTTATTCAATCCTATCTTCAGCCTATTAAATTTGGTGTCGACTACCGAAAAGCGACATTCTCCACACAAATATGTACTGGTGAAATAACCAGAGAAGAAGCAATTAAAGAATTAAAAAACTTACCCTACAATGCAGAAAAAATAGATGCAGAAAAAGAATATGTCGCAAAAAAACTTGGAATTACTTTAACAGAATTTGAAGATATATTAGCACTACCCATAAAAACTTATAATGATTATCCAAACAATGAAAAACTACTTACTTTTTTATACAATACATATCGAAAATTAAAAATTAATTCTTGA
- a CDS encoding glycosyltransferase, translated as MKVLYITYDGLTDPLGQSQVLPYVIGLAKKGHDFTILSCDKPINYQKNNSLIQKICDTNNIKWESVKYSNKIPVISSVWNILKLNIKTKKLITTHQYKILHCRSYLSSLIGLAFKQKVNIKLIFDMRGFWADERIEGGIWGLNNPIFNKIYNYFKKKEIEFIKYSDQIISLTETGKTEILAWNINNINPNKIQVIPCAADYKLFTLNSIDKKKIAKQNLMLNENTFVVSYIGSIGTWYLLDEMLEFYSYLKTTKSDCKFLFLTPDDKQIILNHGEKYGLTPNDFIVKFSPRADLPKYASASDISIFFIKPSFSKKASSPTKMGELMAMGIPIICNNNVGDVELIINKTKSGYCLNDFSPDSYKIAIEQINNLMNINPSEIREKSKEFYDLEKGITLYNDVYEKLSS; from the coding sequence ATGAAAGTACTTTATATTACTTATGATGGATTAACTGATCCATTAGGTCAATCACAAGTTTTACCTTATGTAATTGGTTTAGCAAAAAAGGGGCATGACTTTACAATTTTATCATGCGACAAACCTATTAATTATCAAAAGAATAATTCATTAATTCAAAAGATTTGTGATACAAATAATATTAAATGGGAGTCAGTAAAATACTCAAATAAAATTCCTGTTATTTCTTCAGTTTGGAACATTCTTAAATTAAACATCAAAACAAAAAAATTAATTACAACTCATCAATATAAAATTCTTCATTGTAGAAGTTATCTATCATCATTAATAGGATTAGCATTTAAGCAAAAAGTTAATATTAAATTAATTTTTGACATGAGAGGTTTCTGGGCTGACGAACGAATAGAAGGAGGTATTTGGGGTTTGAACAATCCTATTTTTAATAAAATTTACAATTATTTTAAGAAGAAAGAAATTGAATTTATTAAATACTCTGACCAAATTATAAGTTTAACTGAAACCGGCAAAACGGAAATCTTAGCTTGGAATATTAATAACATAAACCCTAACAAAATACAAGTAATTCCATGTGCTGCCGACTATAAGTTATTTACTTTAAACTCCATTGACAAGAAAAAAATTGCTAAACAAAATTTAATGTTAAACGAAAATACTTTTGTTGTTTCTTATATTGGATCTATTGGAACATGGTATTTGTTAGATGAAATGCTAGAGTTTTACAGCTATTTAAAAACAACAAAATCTGATTGTAAATTTTTATTTTTGACACCTGATGACAAACAAATCATTCTCAATCATGGAGAAAAATATGGATTAACTCCTAATGATTTTATTGTAAAATTTTCTCCTAGAGCTGATTTACCCAAATATGCATCAGCATCAGACATAAGCATTTTCTTTATCAAGCCATCCTTTTCAAAAAAGGCAAGTTCTCCTACTAAAATGGGTGAATTGATGGCTATGGGAATACCCATCATATGCAATAATAATGTTGGAGATGTTGAATTAATAATAAACAAAACAAAATCCGGCTATTGCTTGAATGATTTTTCTCCAGATTCATATAAAATTGCTATTGAGCAGATTAATAATTTAATGAATATAAACCCCTCTGAGATAAGAGAGAAATCAAAAGAATTCTATGATTTAGAAAAAGGCATAACTTTGTACAATGATGTTTATGAGAAATTATCATCGTAA
- a CDS encoding glycosyltransferase family protein, whose amino-acid sequence MSKKVLVITNHRKNRSPGQRFRFEQYLDFLEENGFEITISFLLNEKDDKHFYNKSFPIIKAIILLKSFIKRYIEAKTYNNYDIIFVYREAFFTGSTIFEKKIAKSKAKFIFDFDDAIWLHDVSEGNKKWGWLKKPEKTIEIIQLSDMVFAGNKYLVDFSKKYNSNVVLIPTTIDTNYHIPEIKAKTKNQICIGWTGSSTTLKYFENFIPTLEKISTKYPGIINFKVIVDLKKTYPTLNITTTLWNLEKEIEDLNKIDIGIMPLPNDKWTKGKCGFKGLQYMSLVIPTIMSPIGVNTEIINDGINGFLASTEEEWISKISLLIESVELRNQIGKAGFETIKNKYSIEANKKKYLDSFNSLL is encoded by the coding sequence ATGAGTAAGAAAGTATTAGTTATTACAAACCATAGAAAAAATAGATCTCCTGGTCAAAGATTTAGATTCGAACAATATCTTGATTTTTTAGAAGAAAATGGATTCGAAATTACAATATCATTTTTATTAAACGAAAAAGATGACAAACATTTTTACAATAAATCATTTCCAATTATTAAAGCCATCATTTTATTAAAATCTTTTATTAAAAGATATATTGAGGCTAAGACATATAATAATTATGATATCATTTTTGTTTATAGAGAAGCTTTTTTTACTGGTTCTACTATTTTTGAAAAGAAGATAGCTAAATCAAAGGCTAAATTTATTTTTGATTTTGATGATGCAATTTGGCTTCATGATGTTTCTGAGGGTAATAAAAAATGGGGATGGCTTAAAAAGCCTGAAAAAACCATTGAAATTATACAATTGTCAGATATGGTTTTTGCCGGAAATAAATATTTAGTAGATTTTTCTAAAAAATATAATTCTAATGTTGTCTTAATTCCCACAACAATAGATACAAATTATCATATACCTGAAATTAAAGCAAAAACAAAAAATCAAATATGCATAGGATGGACTGGCTCATCTACAACTTTAAAATATTTCGAAAATTTCATACCAACTCTGGAAAAAATAAGTACTAAATACCCAGGTATAATAAATTTTAAAGTAATTGTTGATTTAAAAAAGACTTACCCAACATTGAATATAACAACTACCCTATGGAATCTCGAAAAAGAAATAGAAGATTTAAATAAAATTGATATTGGAATTATGCCTTTACCTAATGACAAATGGACAAAAGGTAAATGTGGGTTTAAAGGTTTGCAATATATGTCACTTGTAATTCCTACAATAATGTCTCCTATTGGTGTAAATACTGAAATAATTAATGATGGTATAAATGGATTTCTAGCCTCAACTGAAGAGGAATGGATTAGTAAAATCTCGTTGTTAATAGAATCAGTTGAATTGAGAAATCAAATTGGAAAAGCTGGATTTGAAACAATAAAAAATAAATACTCTATTGAAGCCAATAAAAAAAAGTATTTAGACAGCTTCAACTCCCTTCTTTAA
- a CDS encoding D-alanine--D-alanine ligase, which translates to MIKNIAVIEGGYSHEKVISLKSAETVFNNIDTSKYRPIKVRIDEEGWLAFYEGEKIAIDRTDFSFKGVKFDFAFIVIHGTPGEDGKLQAYFDMLNIPYSTSNHLTSTLTFNKFVCNQYLKNFGIKVAEAVLIKKNEKVDAEAIVLKVGLPCFVKPADGGSSFGVTKVKKVIELTDAVMNAMQHGSQVVVESFMQGREVTNGIYKNINGIKVLPITEIVTNNEFFDFEAKYKGESQEITPANLSKEVTQKVKETTYKIYSVLGLSGICRADYIIQNNEPFLIEINTVPGQSTASIIPQMAAYEGISLKELYNEVIELALSNQ; encoded by the coding sequence ATGATTAAAAATATAGCAGTAATTGAAGGTGGTTATAGTCACGAAAAGGTAATTTCATTAAAGAGTGCTGAGACTGTTTTTAATAATATTGACACTTCCAAATATAGGCCTATTAAGGTGAGAATAGATGAGGAAGGATGGCTTGCATTTTATGAAGGAGAGAAAATAGCAATAGATAGAACAGATTTTTCTTTTAAAGGTGTAAAATTTGATTTTGCTTTTATTGTTATTCATGGTACACCTGGTGAAGATGGTAAATTACAAGCATATTTTGACATGCTAAATATTCCATATTCAACGAGTAATCATTTAACATCTACATTAACTTTTAATAAATTTGTTTGTAATCAATATCTTAAAAACTTCGGAATTAAAGTAGCAGAAGCAGTTTTAATTAAAAAGAATGAGAAAGTAGATGCAGAAGCAATAGTTTTAAAGGTTGGATTACCTTGCTTTGTAAAACCAGCTGATGGAGGAAGTAGTTTTGGAGTAACTAAAGTTAAAAAAGTAATTGAATTAACTGATGCTGTGATGAATGCCATGCAGCATGGCTCTCAGGTTGTTGTTGAGTCTTTTATGCAAGGTAGAGAAGTAACAAATGGTATTTATAAAAATATAAACGGAATAAAAGTCTTACCGATAACTGAAATTGTTACCAACAATGAATTCTTTGATTTTGAGGCAAAATATAAAGGGGAATCACAAGAAATTACTCCGGCTAATTTATCTAAAGAGGTTACTCAAAAAGTAAAAGAAACTACATATAAGATTTATTCAGTATTAGGACTATCTGGTATCTGTAGAGCAGATTATATTATTCAAAATAATGAGCCATTTTTGATAGAAATAAATACTGTTCCAGGTCAATCAACAGCAAGTATAATTCCTCAAATGGCAGCTTATGAAGGAATCTCTTTAAAGGAGTTGTACAATGAAGTTATTGAACTTGCTTTAAGTAACCAATAA
- the asnB gene encoding asparagine synthase (glutamine-hydrolyzing), producing MCGITGFVSQKFNIEHLYKMTRSIKHRGPDTEGYFYDESSSIGLGHRRLSILDLSEHANQPMTSHCERYVIVFNGEVYNYKEIAKNIERTWRTTSDTEIILEAFVEYGEDFVHHLNGMFAIAILDKTENKLYLFRDRFGIKPLLYFFDGKTFAFASELKALLSLNLPKILNKKAIKDYLFLEYIPQEQTVFNHYFKLKPGHYLILKKGRETEIKQYYDIIDKLKPNTSISEEEAIAKLKEKLAQSIDLRKISDVPIGSFLSGGTDSSLICSIFQEINSVPIETFNIGFDITQYDESGFAKRVSEVLKTNHHYQLVNDAEAKKHIEFIVDYYDEPFAVPSVIPTSILSKKTKEHVTVAFSGDGGDELFMGYGYYNWHTRIEKLKKLGGKSAVKLASILLSTLNNKNKRAARVMDIPDFENNWMHIWSQEQYMFTEKEITQLFNEPYKHTSTFQNWQKIDALPIHPFEKISLFDIQNYLSNDLLHKIDIASMSSGLEVRVPMLDHNFVEFAINLPMNLKIKDGEQKYLLKKLLSSYLPKELVYRQKWGFPAPIGYWLKTDLSYLIDDYLNKEIVEQIGLFNFNYIEKLVHEFKSGSDFHYKRLWALIYFNMWYNRWYISKIE from the coding sequence ATGTGTGGAATAACCGGCTTTGTTTCTCAAAAATTCAATATTGAACATTTGTACAAAATGACTCGCTCTATAAAGCATAGAGGTCCAGATACAGAGGGTTATTTTTATGATGAATCTTCATCCATTGGATTAGGACACCGAAGATTAAGCATTCTTGATTTATCAGAACACGCGAATCAACCCATGACATCGCATTGTGAAAGGTATGTAATTGTGTTTAATGGCGAAGTCTATAATTACAAAGAAATAGCAAAAAATATTGAAAGAACATGGAGAACTACTTCTGATACAGAAATAATACTAGAAGCATTTGTTGAATATGGAGAAGATTTTGTACATCATTTAAATGGAATGTTTGCTATTGCGATATTAGATAAAACTGAAAACAAACTTTATCTATTTAGAGATCGATTTGGAATAAAACCATTGCTGTATTTTTTTGACGGAAAAACTTTTGCCTTTGCTTCTGAATTAAAAGCTTTGTTATCGTTAAACCTCCCTAAAATTTTAAACAAAAAAGCAATTAAAGATTATTTGTTTTTAGAATATATCCCACAGGAACAAACAGTTTTTAATCATTACTTTAAATTAAAACCAGGCCATTATTTAATTTTAAAAAAAGGTAGGGAGACAGAAATTAAACAGTACTATGACATCATAGATAAACTAAAACCAAACACTTCCATATCAGAAGAAGAAGCGATAGCTAAATTAAAAGAAAAACTAGCTCAATCTATTGATTTAAGAAAAATTAGTGACGTTCCTATAGGTTCTTTTTTGAGCGGAGGAACCGACAGTTCTTTAATTTGCTCTATATTTCAAGAAATAAACTCTGTTCCTATAGAAACTTTTAATATAGGATTTGACATCACTCAATACGACGAGTCCGGTTTTGCTAAGAGAGTTTCTGAAGTCTTAAAAACTAACCATCATTATCAATTAGTAAATGATGCTGAGGCAAAAAAACATATTGAATTTATTGTAGATTATTATGATGAACCTTTTGCTGTTCCATCTGTTATCCCTACCTCAATTCTCTCTAAAAAAACAAAAGAACATGTAACTGTTGCTTTCAGTGGGGATGGAGGAGATGAATTATTTATGGGGTACGGATATTATAACTGGCATACAAGAATTGAAAAATTAAAAAAATTAGGAGGGAAGTCAGCTGTTAAACTAGCTTCAATATTGTTGAGTACATTAAATAATAAAAATAAAAGAGCTGCAAGGGTAATGGATATTCCTGATTTTGAAAACAACTGGATGCATATATGGTCGCAAGAGCAATATATGTTTACCGAAAAAGAAATTACTCAACTTTTTAATGAGCCTTATAAGCATACCTCAACATTCCAGAATTGGCAAAAAATTGATGCCTTACCTATACATCCTTTTGAAAAAATATCACTATTTGATATCCAAAATTATTTATCTAATGATTTACTTCATAAAATAGATATAGCCTCCATGAGTTCTGGATTGGAAGTTAGAGTTCCTATGTTAGATCACAACTTTGTTGAGTTTGCAATTAATCTTCCTATGAATTTAAAAATAAAAGACGGAGAACAAAAGTATTTACTTAAGAAATTATTATCTAGCTATTTACCTAAAGAGTTAGTCTATCGACAAAAATGGGGATTCCCTGCCCCTATCGGATATTGGTTGAAAACTGATTTATCTTATTTGATTGATGATTACTTAAATAAAGAAATCGTAGAACAAATAGGTTTATTTAATTTCAATTATATTGAAAAATTAGTACATGAATTTAAATCTGGGTCTGATTTCCATTATAAAAGGCTATGGGCTTTAATTTACTTTAACATGTGGTATAATCGATGGTATATATCCAAAATTGAATAA
- a CDS encoding non-canonical purine NTP diphosphatase: MKLVFATNNKNKVKEIKHLLNNSIEILSLEDIECLEDIPETANTIEGNAIQKASYVFDKYGYNCFADDTGLEIEALNGEPGIYSARYAGDQKNAENNMNKVLKKLDGIENRSAQFKTVIALIINGETTCFEGIAEGEMTNKKSGSEGFGYDPIFKPKGFDITFSEMDLTLKNKISHRAKATFKLIGYLKQVQ; the protein is encoded by the coding sequence ATGAAACTAGTATTTGCTACAAATAACAAAAATAAAGTTAAAGAAATAAAACATTTACTCAATAATTCAATAGAAATATTGAGTTTAGAAGATATTGAGTGTTTAGAAGATATTCCTGAAACAGCAAATACAATTGAAGGTAATGCCATTCAAAAGGCAAGTTATGTTTTTGACAAGTATGGTTATAATTGTTTTGCTGATGATACAGGATTGGAAATTGAAGCATTAAACGGAGAACCGGGTATTTATTCGGCTAGATATGCAGGAGACCAAAAAAATGCTGAAAACAACATGAATAAAGTTTTAAAAAAATTAGATGGCATTGAAAATCGTTCTGCCCAATTTAAAACTGTGATTGCTTTAATTATTAATGGAGAAACTACTTGCTTTGAAGGAATTGCAGAAGGCGAAATGACTAATAAAAAAAGTGGTTCAGAAGGTTTTGGTTACGACCCAATTTTTAAACCAAAAGGATTTGATATTACCTTTTCTGAAATGGACTTAACCCTTAAAAATAAAATTAGCCATAGAGCTAAAGCAACTTTTAAACTTATTGGTTACTTAAAGCAAGTTCAATAA
- the hisH gene encoding imidazole glycerol phosphate synthase subunit HisH, with amino-acid sequence MIVIIDYKMGNLLSVKKKINQLSSNVIVSSDITVIKSADKIILPGVGHFGKAMENLKKLNLINILNNLVIEEKKPVLGICLGMQIMTKKSEEGNVQGLDWIDAEVIKFKVNDTLKFKVPHTGWNQIISNKDSRLMVGIPDGSEFYFVHSYHVKTNNTNITLNTTVYEHEFISAFQQENIFGVQYHPEKSHDVGVQLLKNFIAL; translated from the coding sequence ATGATAGTGATTATAGATTATAAAATGGGTAATTTGTTATCCGTAAAGAAGAAAATAAACCAACTATCATCAAATGTTATTGTAAGTTCAGATATTACAGTTATTAAATCTGCAGACAAAATAATACTTCCAGGAGTTGGCCATTTTGGAAAAGCAATGGAAAACTTAAAAAAGTTAAACCTTATTAATATTTTAAATAATTTAGTAATTGAAGAGAAAAAACCTGTCTTAGGAATATGTTTAGGAATGCAAATAATGACTAAAAAAAGTGAAGAAGGTAATGTTCAAGGTTTAGATTGGATTGATGCAGAGGTAATTAAATTTAAAGTGAATGATACGTTAAAATTTAAAGTGCCACATACTGGTTGGAATCAAATTATTAGCAACAAGGACAGTAGATTAATGGTTGGAATACCTGATGGATCTGAATTTTATTTTGTCCATTCATACCATGTTAAAACAAATAATACTAATATCACTTTAAATACAACTGTATATGAACATGAGTTTATATCTGCTTTTCAGCAAGAGAATATTTTTGGTGTTCAATATCATCCAGAGAAAAGTCATGATGTTGGGGTGCAATTACTGAAAAATTTTATAGCATTATAG